The Paenibacillus sp. YPG26 genome includes a window with the following:
- a CDS encoding response regulator transcription factor, with product MNPTILIVDDQPDIVELLKLFLERDNYRVLEAYDGMQAWEIVQSEQIDLAVIDIMMPVQDGYQLVKQIRSVYKMPIIFLSAKNQDSDKILGLGLGADDFIVKPFNPLEVVARIQAQVRRAYDFNDALPVSSAPLAALSVGRLRLHLESCALTLEGNEIELTSTEYKLLKTFMEAPGRVFTKKQLFEKVWSDPYWKDDNTVMVHISRLRDKIEEDPRQPVYIKTIRGLGYKFAKKEDFL from the coding sequence ATGAATCCCACCATTTTAATTGTTGATGATCAGCCTGATATTGTAGAGCTGTTGAAGCTGTTCCTGGAGAGAGACAACTACCGTGTTCTGGAAGCTTATGACGGCATGCAAGCGTGGGAGATTGTTCAGTCCGAACAAATCGACCTGGCTGTAATTGACATAATGATGCCAGTTCAGGACGGTTATCAGCTGGTTAAGCAGATCCGTTCGGTTTATAAAATGCCGATTATTTTTCTCTCAGCCAAAAATCAGGATAGTGACAAGATCCTTGGACTTGGTCTAGGAGCAGATGATTTCATAGTCAAGCCATTTAATCCCCTTGAAGTTGTAGCCCGTATTCAAGCCCAGGTTCGAAGAGCCTATGACTTCAATGACGCCCTTCCTGTCTCTTCAGCTCCACTTGCTGCCCTTTCCGTTGGTCGGCTGAGACTTCATTTGGAGTCCTGCGCCTTGACGCTAGAAGGGAATGAAATAGAGCTGACATCTACAGAATACAAGCTGCTTAAGACCTTTATGGAGGCACCCGGGCGTGTATTTACGAAGAAGCAGCTGTTCGAGAAGGTATGGAGTGATCCTTATTGGAAGGATGACAACACAGTTATGGTTCATATTTCGAGGCTACGCGATAAGATTGAGGAAGACCCCAGGCAGCCTGTCTATATCAAGACTATACGTGGACTTGGATACAAGTTCGCCAAGAAGGAAGATTTCCTGTGA
- a CDS encoding nitrite reductase (NAD(P)H) small subunit: protein MEEKHAYYPVGTVNDFPAQIGRVAHVGEVEIAIFLNSAGEIYAVENKNPHPKGGPLAEGIVSGTYLYDPLYDWKIDLKTGLVQAPDEGMVRTFPVIVKGGIVFVGALALEPAKV from the coding sequence ATGGAAGAAAAGCATGCCTATTATCCTGTGGGAACAGTAAATGATTTTCCCGCACAGATTGGCCGGGTTGCACACGTTGGTGAAGTGGAAATCGCGATATTCTTAAATTCAGCCGGAGAGATATATGCGGTAGAGAACAAGAATCCTCATCCTAAGGGTGGGCCGCTTGCAGAAGGAATTGTCTCTGGGACATACCTGTATGATCCGCTCTATGACTGGAAGATCGATCTTAAGACCGGACTCGTGCAGGCCCCTGATGAAGGAATGGTAAGAACCTTTCCCGTAATTGTCAAGGGTGGTATCGTCTTTGTAGGCGCGCTGGCTCTTGAACCGGCAAAAGTATAA
- a CDS encoding HAMP domain-containing sensor histidine kinase, protein MRKRGRLFHSLVKSYLFFALTLGIIYLFVQLFSGGFSSKYFDDPVDASLIVKADYTSIDSKAIEESGGWVEILDNQRALIYIIGNKRDKRTQYSTEEMMSMMYSGQKGSYLYSIAPFRSNQGASLICLVVIPREMGHSELKLLQPPNSVSITLTSSFYGILLLSVLSAYIYSRWTSSRLTIPLEQISAAIKHMKEGNYDQRLAFRSNEELTTIQECFNEMAEHLQDTEQANQTLKMSKQRMLLDISHDLKTPITTIQGYASALLLGLADNEEKRIKYLNLIHTKAKLMTELIEDLFELSKLDTPDYPWTGEFQYTDLGELVREIAAENYDQFEQKHFNLSLSIPAEEISIRLHPTMMSRAVSNLLVNALKYNPAGTSVDIELTQMRDTISLKISDDGIGIPESIRDTLFDPFVRGNAARTSDGGTGLGLSIAKKAVELHGGELHLLSAAGRTTFEIKLYNQQAETL, encoded by the coding sequence GTGAGAAAGAGGGGGCGCTTATTTCACTCGCTGGTTAAGTCTTATCTGTTCTTTGCTCTAACACTCGGGATTATCTATTTATTTGTCCAACTCTTCTCTGGGGGCTTCTCAAGTAAATATTTTGACGACCCAGTTGATGCTTCCCTTATTGTCAAAGCCGATTATACCTCTATTGATTCCAAAGCGATTGAGGAGTCGGGAGGGTGGGTTGAAATCCTGGATAATCAGCGGGCACTTATCTACATTATAGGAAATAAGCGGGACAAGCGAACCCAATATTCCACAGAAGAGATGATGTCCATGATGTATTCCGGGCAAAAGGGATCCTATTTGTACTCCATAGCCCCATTCCGGTCCAATCAAGGTGCCAGCTTGATATGTCTAGTTGTGATACCAAGAGAGATGGGCCACTCAGAGCTGAAGCTGCTTCAGCCTCCTAACAGTGTTTCAATTACGCTTACCAGTAGCTTTTATGGAATTCTTCTTCTGTCTGTGCTTAGTGCATATATTTACAGCAGGTGGACTTCTTCGCGCCTAACCATTCCTCTGGAGCAGATCTCAGCAGCCATCAAGCATATGAAGGAAGGAAATTACGATCAGCGCCTGGCATTCAGGTCCAATGAGGAGCTGACCACCATTCAAGAATGCTTTAACGAAATGGCTGAACATCTACAGGATACGGAGCAGGCCAATCAGACGTTAAAGATGAGCAAACAGCGCATGCTGCTAGATATCTCGCATGATCTGAAGACTCCTATTACAACAATTCAGGGCTACGCCAGCGCTTTGCTGCTTGGTCTGGCTGATAATGAGGAGAAAAGAATAAAGTATCTGAATTTGATCCATACAAAGGCGAAATTAATGACGGAGCTAATCGAGGATTTGTTCGAATTATCCAAACTGGATACCCCAGATTATCCATGGACGGGAGAGTTTCAATACACCGATTTGGGTGAACTGGTTCGTGAGATTGCAGCAGAGAATTATGATCAATTTGAGCAAAAACACTTTAATTTGAGCCTATCCATCCCAGCGGAGGAGATTTCTATCCGTCTCCACCCTACTATGATGAGCAGGGCCGTATCCAATCTGCTAGTAAATGCGCTCAAATACAATCCCGCGGGAACCTCGGTAGACATTGAATTAACTCAAATGCGGGATACTATCAGTCTCAAGATTAGCGATGATGGGATTGGAATTCCTGAATCTATCCGGGACACCCTCTTTGATCCTTTTGTCCGGGGGAATGCGGCAAGGACAAGCGATGGAGGGACTGGACTCGGGCTATCCATTGCCAAGAAGGCCGTTGAACTGCACGGCGGAGAACTGCATCTGTTAAGCGCTGCCGGCAGAACCACTTTTGAAATCAAGCTGTACAATCAACAAGCTGAAACGCTCTAA
- the adhE gene encoding bifunctional acetaldehyde-CoA/alcohol dehydrogenase — protein MAVKTEVTEPVKPTAEEHIQTLINKAKKATDAFMKMDQEQIDNIVQAMALAGMDKHMYLAKLAIEETGRGVYEDKIIKNMFATEYIYHSIKNNKTVGVIEDNQYDNFQKIAEPVGIIMGITPVTNPTSTTIFKALIAIKTRNPIIFGFHPSAQGCCTETAQILLKAAVENGAPADCIQWIEAPSMDKTNALMNHPDVALILATGGSAMVRAAYSCGKPALGVGPGNVPCFIEKSADIDQAVNDLILSKTFDNGMICASEQAVIIEEPIFDQVKKKMIANGCYFVNKEEAAKLTAGAIIADKCAVNPTIVGQPAVKIAEMCGIQVPEGTKILVAEIEGVGTKYPLSAEKLSPVLACYKVNSAQQGIDRAAEIVAFGGMGHSSVIHSNNEEVIQKYSDRMPTCRILVNQPSSQGGIGDIYNTNLPSLTLGCGSYGRNSTSSNVTAVNLINVKRVNRRTVNMQWFKVPSKVYFEKGATQYLAKMPDISRVLIVTDPMMVKLGYVERVEHYLRQRETPVAVEVFSQVEPDPSTTTVQRGTELMNQFQPDCIIALGGGSPMDAAKGMWLFYEYPDTDFNNLKQKFMDIRKRIYKYPRLGQKAQFVAIPTTSGTGSEVTSFAVITDKENGNTKYPLADYELTPDVAIIDPEFVYSLPKVAVADTGMDVLTHAIEAYVSVMASDYTDGLAIKAIQLVFEWLEKSALTGDKLAREKMHNASTLAGMAFANAFLGINHSLAHKWGGQYHTAHGRTNAILMPHVIRYNAKKPTKFAAFPKYTNFVADQRYAEIARILGLPARTTEEGVKSLINAIRDLNKKLGIPESFQELGFDPKDFESRVEYLADRAFEDQCTTANPKLPLVKELAEVYRDAFYGRFE, from the coding sequence ATGGCTGTAAAAACCGAAGTAACTGAACCCGTAAAGCCAACCGCTGAAGAACACATCCAGACATTAATTAACAAAGCAAAGAAAGCAACTGACGCATTTATGAAGATGGATCAGGAGCAGATCGACAATATCGTTCAAGCCATGGCTCTAGCCGGCATGGATAAGCACATGTACCTGGCTAAGCTCGCCATTGAAGAGACTGGACGCGGCGTCTATGAAGACAAAATTATTAAGAATATGTTCGCTACCGAATATATCTACCATAGTATCAAGAATAACAAAACTGTAGGTGTAATCGAAGATAATCAATACGATAACTTCCAGAAGATTGCTGAACCTGTTGGTATTATCATGGGGATCACACCTGTTACGAATCCAACTTCAACAACCATCTTCAAAGCCCTGATTGCCATCAAGACTCGTAACCCTATTATCTTCGGGTTCCACCCGTCTGCACAAGGCTGTTGTACAGAAACAGCGCAGATCCTGCTCAAAGCAGCAGTAGAGAACGGTGCTCCTGCAGACTGCATTCAATGGATTGAAGCTCCTTCCATGGATAAGACCAATGCCCTGATGAATCACCCTGACGTGGCCTTGATTCTTGCCACAGGCGGATCAGCAATGGTTAGAGCAGCATACAGCTGTGGTAAGCCGGCACTTGGTGTAGGTCCTGGTAACGTACCTTGCTTCATTGAGAAGAGCGCCGATATCGACCAGGCTGTGAATGACCTGATCTTGTCCAAGACGTTTGACAACGGCATGATTTGTGCTTCCGAGCAAGCAGTAATCATTGAAGAACCAATCTTCGATCAAGTGAAGAAGAAAATGATCGCTAACGGATGTTACTTTGTTAATAAAGAGGAAGCAGCCAAGTTGACAGCTGGGGCCATCATCGCTGATAAATGCGCTGTGAATCCCACTATCGTAGGTCAACCAGCTGTGAAGATCGCTGAAATGTGCGGAATTCAAGTACCGGAAGGAACCAAAATTCTGGTTGCCGAAATTGAAGGTGTAGGCACCAAGTACCCGCTGTCTGCTGAGAAGCTTAGCCCGGTACTCGCTTGTTACAAAGTAAACAGTGCACAGCAAGGTATCGACCGCGCAGCTGAGATTGTCGCATTTGGCGGTATGGGTCACTCTTCGGTTATTCACTCGAACAACGAAGAAGTAATTCAGAAGTACTCTGATCGTATGCCAACTTGCCGGATTCTGGTGAATCAGCCATCTTCGCAAGGCGGTATCGGAGATATCTACAATACCAACCTTCCATCGCTTACACTCGGCTGCGGTTCGTATGGACGGAATTCTACTTCCTCGAACGTAACAGCGGTGAACTTAATCAACGTGAAAAGGGTGAATCGTCGTACCGTGAATATGCAATGGTTCAAAGTACCTTCCAAAGTCTATTTTGAAAAAGGCGCAACTCAGTATCTTGCCAAAATGCCTGATATCTCACGTGTATTGATTGTTACAGACCCAATGATGGTGAAGCTGGGTTATGTTGAAAGAGTGGAACACTACCTGCGTCAACGTGAGACCCCGGTTGCTGTTGAAGTATTCTCACAAGTTGAACCGGATCCATCGACTACTACGGTACAACGCGGTACAGAACTGATGAATCAATTCCAGCCTGACTGCATCATCGCCCTTGGTGGTGGATCCCCAATGGATGCTGCCAAAGGAATGTGGTTGTTCTACGAATATCCAGATACTGACTTTAACAACCTGAAGCAAAAATTCATGGATATCCGTAAACGGATCTACAAATACCCGCGTCTTGGCCAAAAAGCTCAGTTCGTAGCTATTCCAACAACATCGGGTACAGGTTCGGAAGTGACTTCATTCGCGGTTATCACTGATAAAGAGAATGGCAATACGAAATATCCATTGGCTGATTATGAGCTGACACCAGATGTTGCGATTATCGATCCAGAATTCGTATACAGCTTGCCTAAAGTGGCTGTAGCCGACACAGGTATGGACGTGCTTACCCATGCGATTGAAGCTTATGTATCTGTAATGGCTAGTGACTATACAGACGGTCTTGCGATCAAAGCTATCCAACTCGTATTCGAATGGCTGGAGAAATCGGCTCTGACTGGAGACAAATTGGCCCGTGAGAAAATGCATAACGCTTCGACTCTTGCCGGTATGGCGTTCGCAAATGCATTCCTCGGTATCAACCACAGCTTGGCCCACAAATGGGGAGGTCAGTACCACACTGCTCACGGCCGGACTAACGCGATCTTGATGCCGCACGTCATTCGCTATAATGCGAAGAAACCAACGAAGTTTGCTGCTTTCCCTAAATACACCAACTTCGTGGCTGATCAACGCTATGCGGAGATTGCGCGTATTCTGGGACTGCCAGCTCGTACAACTGAAGAAGGCGTGAAGAGCCTGATCAACGCCATTCGCGATTTGAACAAGAAGCTGGGAATCCCCGAATCGTTCCAGGAAC
- a CDS encoding Crp/Fnr family transcriptional regulator: protein MQEYMTTTLTQGNTDSFTEQNFNRLLVMMKDKFYPSGSHLFWEGDLADKLFFIKRGRIKLTKSTDEGKELILYMYQNGDLVGQADPFFASKFSFTAEVIEDSEVGIIEQRDLEVIICQHADFAIDFMKWMGIHHRLTQTKFRDLMMYGKPGALCSTLIRLSNSYGEKLGNTIRINKKITHTDLSNMIGATRESVNRMLSDLRRKDALEYENGLIIIKDLVMLQDICHCELCPHQICRI, encoded by the coding sequence ATGCAGGAGTATATGACTACTACCTTGACCCAAGGGAACACGGACAGCTTCACCGAACAAAATTTTAACCGTCTATTAGTAATGATGAAGGATAAATTTTATCCGTCCGGATCTCATTTGTTCTGGGAAGGAGATTTGGCAGATAAGCTATTCTTCATTAAGAGAGGACGAATCAAATTAACAAAGTCCACAGATGAGGGTAAGGAGCTTATCTTATATATGTATCAAAATGGCGACCTGGTCGGCCAAGCAGATCCCTTCTTCGCATCCAAATTCAGCTTCACTGCTGAAGTAATTGAAGACAGTGAAGTCGGGATAATTGAACAACGCGATCTGGAGGTTATCATTTGCCAGCATGCGGATTTTGCCATTGACTTTATGAAATGGATGGGGATTCACCACCGTCTGACTCAGACCAAATTCCGTGATTTGATGATGTACGGCAAGCCCGGGGCCTTATGTTCCACCTTGATCCGCCTTAGCAATTCTTATGGGGAGAAGCTGGGCAATACTATCCGTATCAACAAAAAGATCACTCATACCGATCTCTCGAATATGATTGGGGCCACTCGGGAAAGTGTGAACCGGATGCTCAGTGATCTGCGCAGGAAGGACGCCCTTGAGTATGAGAACGGATTAATCATTATTAAGGATCTGGTCATGCTGCAGGATATTTGCCACTGTGAATTATGTCCACACCAAATTTGCCGTATCTAG
- a CDS encoding PadR family transcriptional regulator has product MNDKSQMLKGTLEGCILKIISTHETYGYEISEKLISKGFPNISEGTIYPLLMRLEKNGLIAANYKNSPLGPKRKYFNLTNEGLIELEAFWEKWLTLVAAVHKLFD; this is encoded by the coding sequence ATGAATGATAAATCTCAAATGCTCAAGGGAACTTTGGAGGGATGTATTCTAAAAATTATTAGCACTCATGAAACTTATGGTTATGAAATTTCCGAGAAGCTCATTTCTAAGGGATTCCCAAACATTTCGGAAGGGACAATTTACCCTTTGTTAATGAGGCTTGAGAAGAATGGATTGATCGCTGCTAACTATAAGAATTCACCACTAGGTCCGAAGAGAAAGTATTTCAACCTTACGAATGAGGGACTAATTGAGCTTGAAGCCTTTTGGGAGAAATGGTTAACTCTTGTGGCTGCGGTTCACAAATTGTTTGACTGA